The sequence ACATCAAAAACCATCAAGTATTTACTGGTTTTATTCAGTATCCTTTTTATTATCACAGGCATCAAAAGCGCAATTGGGTTAAACAGTGATTTACAGCAGTTTATCAGTGATTTTAAAAAAAAGGTGCCGGATTTTAAGCTGGCAGACGGTGAATTCCGATTCAATGCTAAGCAGCCTTATTACCTGGAAGGAGAAAACAATTCCGTCCTGGTGGTTGATACAACGGGAGCCACCAGAGAGGATGTTCTGGATAAATACAGCGATGGCGTGTTTATTACCAAGACTAAGATTTATCTTAAGCAGCAGTACCAGGTCAGACAGATAAATTTAAAGGATTATAAAGAAATAACCCTCACCAAAGATAAAGTTTTGGCCTTTTTGCCTTCTTTGAAATGGTTGATCATTATCATCGGCATTGTAGGTTATATCGTTAGCCTGGTGGGAAAACTGCTAAGCGGAGTATTCCTTGCCATGATCGGTATGTTTGTCAACAACGCCCAAAAGGGCCCT is a genomic window of Thermincola ferriacetica containing:
- a CDS encoding DUF1189 domain-containing protein; this encodes MGFIEQFKGSIIDWTFYREVAFQKTSKTIKYLLVLFSILFIITGIKSAIGLNSDLQQFISDFKKKVPDFKLADGEFRFNAKQPYYLEGENNSVLVVDTTGATREDVLDKYSDGVFITKTKIYLKQQYQVRQINLKDYKEITLTKDKVLAFLPSLKWLIIIIGIVGYIVSLVGKLLSGVFLAMIGMFVNNAQKGPLQFGQAWNVGIYALTLPLLLEALVKLVYPQFPYFFLIYYAIAIFYVVKAVHWIINDTEIKVE